DNA from Toxoplasma gondii ME49 chromosome X, whole genome shotgun sequence:
CAGAAGGTAGAGAAAGAGTCGAAGAATTCTCTAGAGTGGATAAACAAGGATGTTAACtcagacgaaaacgaaaaagacgacCAACacctttcctcgtggtgCCTGTCAGAGGCAGCCGCCGCAAAGGGCTGGCAAGCCACCCACCAGTCGACGTAGGCGGTTCATTTACACAAAGCGTTCAAGGCCAGGCAAATTCAGTTGAGGTGAAAAGGCGCTCAGCCCCGAAGATCTTCTTGATATCAAGGGTGTGCAAGAGTTGTTTTCGGTTAACAGCGCTGCATGTTGTTCTAGCGCAACACAGCCTGATGGGCTGACACGTCACAGCCCCCAGGGGAGTCaggtctgcagagagaaaaccgaaaGACGCATGGCACTGAATTACATTCAGGAAAGCTCTGGAGACTGAACGATAGAGAGGGTAGGCGTTTTTCCGTGGTGCAAGCGATTCACGTCGACACCGCAAGTTTGAGAATTcaacggctgcatgcgttgggAGCCCTGAGCGCGTCCGGGGACATCTAGGCAAAACCGATTACAGTGCCCCGATAGATATGAGTTTTGTCGGTGAACTAAATGTGCATGCGACACGGGTTTCAATCCAACAGTGTTTCCGACGGATCACGCGCGTAACTGTATGCTTTATCTAGGCAGTTGTCAttcagcgcatgcaacgcgcCGCTGTTCACGTCAAGTTCGAGTTGCTGGGGCGTCTTCAAAAGACACGACGGTGAGAGACTTCCCTCGCTGTTGAGGTTGTTCTGAAAACCAGATGTCCTAGTGACGGGAAATGGCTAAGAGTTATCCGTGAGACTCGGTATCCCAGTCAAAGTCCGCAGCGATTATGTATATCGGTCGTCTATCGACGCAGTAGTCCACACAGGCCGCAGGTGCACCCAGTCGCTACACATCATCGACAAGATGTGGGTCTTCCGGCGACGTGGAGTGCAAGCTCTAGCATCTGATGGCCGAGAGAGACTACCGTTGCGAATTAGTTGAGAGCATACACTTCAAAGACGGGAAGGTGAAGGCAAGGCAGTACGCATCTTGCTTCTCGTGGAAAACGCGAGGAGTTCCAACGGGAGATCGTGGTGCATTGAGAGGCATGCTCATTCTAGACGATACGTAGTGTTTGGGATAAACCGTAGACATGGTTTCATTTTCCATCAAATAAGAGTGGCTGCTGCGGAGGAAGGCACGCACCGTCAGGCTGCTGTCGGTCACTGGCAGCTGTAGGCCAGAACGGTTTACTCGGGGAAGGTGCGATCGCGTGATCCATTGTGGACGACAACCCAAAATACAGATTTGTTTAGGGTGTCAAACGGTATCGGCCACCAGGATTGTGCTCTCAGTGAATTTTCAGCTGCATTCACTGCAGGCTCTGTTGATGGTTCAGGTGAATATGCCTGCTTGGAACCTCGGTAACGTAATGGTTGACTAGCAGAATGAAATATGAAAAATTTCGATGCCATGGTGAGAAAGCCCCAGCACTTAGAATTCCCACGTATAGTGAATTCGTGAGACAGTATATAGTGATAACATCTAGAGGCAGCCGCCTGGTGTTGTTTTTGAGAATTCCTCAGGTCTGtagctgctctctctccgatCTTTTCAATCGTTCTTCCCGTGTATGTCTCTGGCTGTAGCGCAACTACTTTCTCATTCGATTCCTCGTATTTCCGGCGCTGCTATCTTGGGTGCTTCCGCGGGGTACACGGTCTTCAAGGTCAGCCAGCCCCAGTTCCTGGTGAACAGATACAGATAAAATGACGCCAGAAGCAGCCGGTCGCGGACACAAAACCTATGGTAGAAAAGTGATGTCAAACCGCAAAGTGCAGTTAACATGATGTTCATGAGAAACTAAATACAACTTGGATGCGGCAAACAAcgaccttcaagatctagACCAGTAGTTTAACTCGTGACATATACGCTCCGGAATATGCTTATGAAAAATCCTGAGATATTCGGAAGGACATCCAGCGAATCAACAGAAAGGGGTAGCCGTAGTATTTGCCGCAAGCAATGCTTAAAGATGCTTTCCAAGGAAGAGGCGGCCTCACCTCATATAGTATCACAATCCTCAGCTAGGGAAATTCTGGGCTACGTTGGACGAACTTACGCGGGCCATGAAACAAGCAATTCTGCTTCATTCTATTAGCGTAACATAGTGGGGCGCTAGTTCTGCCTCGGTCAAAATGGAACTAcctttctgcatgcggcttCCAGTAGCCTGTACTCGGTCTCCATGGCGTCGAGCTCagcttcctcgtttctgtgtGGTGCCCCTGCGTCTTTCACTAGACCAGACCCTTCGGTTTCCCGAAccccctttctcttcagaaTCTCGACTTCCTGAGAGCATGTAGAGCGCTGCCGACACCTAGAATTAGGCACCAATGAATAAAGGCACCACCGTTGCTGCCGGGTGCTTCTGTATCGCCCCTGTGGTCACTTCCTTCTGTGATGGTGCTGCTCATACAAACATGCGAGCAGTAGTTTTTTTCTTACTGTTACTCCGAGTGATAACAGCCAGAAAGTCGGGAAATCATGTGAACTGCGTCCGTTCAGTTCTCAAGGTAGTTCTAAATTACCTTCTCGAtcgcctctcgtctctggaTGACATATGAGATgacttccctctctcttaAGAACATTGCGCGGACAACGCCGACTTCTCCTGGTGTCTGCAATCGCACGAACAGCAGAAAGATGGGGGGAACGCCAGGAATATGTCAAACCAAATTCATATTAAGGTAAGAGCCTGTACTAGTGTGGAAATTACTTAGCGTATCCGCGGACACATCATCAGAATGGGAGGCAAGTCTGGATACAGTTGCTCCACGGCCAGGCTTTTCCCAAGTGGGCAAAGATGTTTTCGTAGCCTCTGGATTCCTAAATGACCCTTCCGCGATTCGAGTCCACTGTTGCTTTCAGCTAACGGAAGGAAAGCTGTTACCGCTAGGTCGCAAATTATCAACAGCAGCTCCCCTGCCACAGAAACCAGATTCCATCTTGTAGCCTGTAGAAACCTAGGACCCTTCCTTCAGTTGCTATCTGACAGGTATTTCTTGGTAACATGTGCATTACAACTCTTATTGTTGGAAGCTGTGTTGACACAGTGCATGTGCAAAATCAGAATCCAGCATATCGGCGCAGACAGGAGGCCATACTACCGTGGGCGTTCATCCAGGCTCTACCTTTGCCTCCAGCCTGGAATGATAGAAGGAGTACGTACGGCAAGATTGCGTGGGCTCGAGAATGAATCCATTTGTTCTGACGCTTGCCTAAGTCTGTAGCGTGCCGTTTACATATAACTGTAAGAACGCAACAGTCCTCCACGCAAAGACTGTCCCAGCACTGCAATCCGAGGGTCGAATGAGACCGTACCTGGGTCGAGAGAGTTCTTGGAAGCGAGAGGACATGAACAATCCCAGATGCATCTCCTGCGGCTAAAAGCGACAGAACAGAGTCGCCGAGGTCGCGAAgagcgtctccttttcttccgtgAAGAGGCCGGGTGACGCGCCTGCCGTGAGCCAGAGAGGGCCGGTGTCCTGCCCTGCTTGGGTGGAACGAGAGGCAAGTGACGGCAGCTGCGCCTACTACAAAAACTGAACTGTACGCTTGGCACTGCTCAGAGAGGTCCCACACCTCGAGGCTGCCATCGTGTCTGCCCAGAAAGATAACCGACGGGCGTGTCGGACTCCACGAGCCGCAGGCGTACGGAACACCTGATCTGAGAAAGCCGCACAGCCGCTCGCGCATCACTTCGTCTGACGCTAGAAACGATCGCCTTGGCAAGCGTGTTTCGGGGGAGACGCTTGAAGCAATGAATAGGCAATGGACACTCAAATATGCAGTGCAACTCTGGCGCCTGTGCTGTATGTCACTCACAAACTCCAGTGTGTGGTGTGCAGCGAAGCTTAcgttggagaagaaaaaattGGTGAGGGACAGTCTGCCATCCAAATGTAGAATGCCATATCCGTGACCGCTAGGAAAATGTCttcgaagaaaggagagatgGCGAAACTCAAAGTCGGCCTGTAAGTTCTGGTTTCCTGGACATGGGGATATTGGGTACAGTGTAATATGTCCACATGGGGCTGACAAAGCATCATTAAGCATCATTACAACAACGCCTCCCTTAGGAGCTAGGCAGAGCTCTAGAAAAAATATCACCATTTTGTCGTAGACTTACGTTCAACAGTGTCTTGACGTAATCGAATTTTCTTTCCTCACCAGAGTGGGCCCAATCTCCAAAGAGAACTTCGCCATCCTCCTGCCAGACAGAGCAGCTCGCAGCAGGTTTCTGTGCTCTTTCGGTTTTTAACACACCCGAACCGTCATCAACACTTCCACGAAGTTCGAGGACTAAATGCCGTTCTCTCCATATCTAGCTTCTCAATGTTTTTGAATCGTGGCCACGCTGTCTCGGCGAGTCCGTCTACTTCAAGTCAACACACTTCTTTCCCTTAAACAGCTAACAGTCGGATCTTTCGTTTGATTACGATGTCTGCGTTGTAcccttcccctttctcaACAGCGATAGCCAATGAACCGCCTTATTGGCCACCTACCGTGGAAGCCCAGAAAGTCGTAGTCAACTCGGGAGGTTCTACCTTCGGAATGACTAGGTGGCAGCATCCCAGATCCACTCCTGAAAAAGACATACTGAATCGCCGCTCCCAGTGAGACTTCAACAGATCTTTTCTATTCCGCCACGAGCGTGTtccgctgcagctgcattAAGAATGTCACTACTTCTTTAAGGAGGTCACCCCGTGTGCTTATTTGTGACATTGACCGTTTCTGGAAAGCGTCTCCATGTAGACAGAAGCTGTCCAAAGAAGGCGGGCGGCGTTCAGCTCCTACGGAACACGGCTCTTGACTACATCTCTGAATTTGCGGTTTGCGAAACAAAGCCCTCCCGGTGACTTCACCGTAGTGCCTCCTCCACTCTATTGCTTTTATGTGTGGGCCACTTTCGACACCGATGGCCATTGCCTCCACAACTTGCACGCTGAATTTGGTGCGTTTGCTTCTAATACACCTCCAAGGTGGCGTGCGCGTGTGATGCGGTACCGTGCGTCGCGTACCAGACTCTGCTTTTTTCAGGGGGGCCTGTAGGAACGGGCGCCACTGGAAATTGTCGAGGTGTGCAGAGTGTACGGCTGCGCTGACATCCCAGATCATGATATTTCCGTCTCCGGATGACGTTATAAGATACGTGCTACTGTTGTTCGGATTGAACACAGGCCGCAAATTTTTTCTAAAGTCCGTTCCAGATGGTAGCACGCGAATGTCTGAGACTGTCCTCTTGTGGGAGAAGTCGATCGACGACGTTACGATCGGTTTCCTCGGATGCTTCTGCCGTTGGTTCactgaagcagagaagcaatTAACATAACTGACACCGTTCTTCTATGTACACCGCCTCAAGTTCTTGATGTGAAACGAATGCGCTCCCCTTATTTTGTGCCAGACAGCATGCAATCGGGCCTGAGCATTTCGCTGGTGTGTCCTCCACCAAGTAATATCGTAATTTCCcatcctgctgcttcttctctaaCTAGGTGTTAAACGGTAGCAAATTCACCCGATGCGTCTGAAGAATATGTAAACACTAGTTCGATAGCTGTAGCTATTTGGAGTACAAAGGCCACTGCAACTGAGAGAACAACACCCAACCGATTTTCAGTCATCAGCAGTGGCTGCACCAACGATGACACACTCTGTCAAGAATGAAATGACCGGTGTAGCAGGCGTACAGGACACATAACGGTACCGGAAGCCCCTTGTTTACGCACTTTTCTGATTCTCAGTCGCGCTTTTGCCGGCTGGATCCGCTAAGGCGTCAGTCTTCCAGACCGCAAGCTGCATCCCAAATAGCGGAAAGACATCAGCCAGTGACTCCTTACGTCGTGCCTCTGGTGCCATGTCATTCAGTCGCGAAAGCAAACGAGCAGTTCGTAGGCGCCCTAAGAGCGGCAAAACTAACACCGCTGCCGGTAAACCGCAAGGCGTAGGTGTGGTTGTTCTGCGCCACCAAACTTCATTCTAGGGGAAGCCTCACCTGTCCGCTAATCAATCCAGCGACAATGTACAGCTGGTTCTCCACTACgcaaaagcagaaaattgtaACATCCTGCGGGGCGCAAGACAACCAAGAGTTCTCCCTAGGTATGCTTAGCATTCGAGCCGCTGGTAGGACCACCGTGCGTGGGGGCGATTATCTACAAGGCCATGAAATGGGTGACCCCTACGCAGTCGACCCGCTAGCATCGATCCCACGCAGCCATTTTGATTCTCTGCGAACGGGCATCTTCTGATTTAGTACACCGATGCTATGTATGGGCATCCAGCAGAATTCGGCGGACGGCGAATGTGTCGTTACTGACCGAAGGGGCGCTGAAAACAGCTTTAGGCATGATAATGTCTTCAAAATGCCACACAAGGATATGCGCCTGAGCGACGCGTCCCGAACGCTCGATTCTCTCCTCGAAGGTGGCGTTCTCCATGCATGCGTAAGCTATGAGCGAATCTGATCTGAAGTACAGAATGTCAGACCATATCCAATCGCCCTCGTGGGAGATCGACGTCGCTCGCAATATTTTGTTGGAGACTAAGTCGTGTTGGGAACTCCACTAAGATAAAATGCTTTGTTCCAGAGCTGTGTCTCCTGGGCAAGCAGCTGAAATCCGGACACCTCAGGCAACACGCGGAAACTCACCCCGGCACCCGCTGGATGCAGGATATAATTTTCGACTTTGAAAAGGAGAGATCCGTGAAGTTAAGCAACTCCTTTAGGCCGTCTCCGCTGGTCTGGGAATTGATGAATTCGTCTGTTCCCAGGTTTGCAAAATCTTCACCAAAAATATTGATAGTTTCGTTCTGCTCCAAAGCCGCCTCAACCCTGTGATCAGCAAGAGGGAAAAGCTGGCGGCGCCCTGATCTTCTGACGTGGTGTCCTGCTAGTGCCGTTTCTCTTTAGTGCTCTACCAAACGCGCTCGGTTGCCTCTGATACCATGCGGTGATGCctattaatatatataagtgTTTCCGTCCTCGAGTACACTACCGTTTTCAGTCTCGCATGTTGCTGCGTCGGCCATTCAGACCAGCGCACCAGTGTGGGTACCAGTGCTGGTACACAGAAGCCGAGATTCGTTCAGAAATGGCGGTAGGCGTCCCCTACAGTTGCCGGATGAAGGTCCGAGGCGCACTGATACCACAGGAACCCAAACGGAACGGATATCAACGTGAGTGACGAATAAGGCAGCAGCCGAGTTCTGCGGCTCCGTGACAAGCTGCACATTCCGATACTCGTTCAGTATCCGAAGTGTTCTCAAGCAACGTACGGCTTACAGATTTCCcacactggagaagaagttgGCAAATGTTTTGTTCTCCGGATCCTTGAAGATTCCCTTCGTCTGCGATTGGCGCATGCAATCATGATACGAAGGCTCTGTGTGCAGTGACGTCACGCCACATCCGAGCTCAATGAATCCCCGCGATCCTTCAAAAAGAGATCCTGCGAGCGTGCTGTGGGATTTCTAGCTTTTCGCTGATGAATATGGCGCAGAAAAGGTTTTTTGGAGGGACCGGGAACAAGCACTCTTTACTGTATTGCTGACTTTcgctggagagacacacaaacgTCCGTGCGTTTCACCTCGCCTCGACCCAGTGGCTGACTTACGACAACATTTTTCTCGAAAACAATCTCTGTGTTTGTGAGACTCTTACCCAGATATCTTCGTTGGTATACTGGGTACACGCGTTTACAGGAATGCACAGATATGTCTGTGCCTCTGTTTCCGTGCTGGTTGAGGTGGCCTGGACGCCGAAGTCGAGTTCTTTTCTGAGGCCTACGAAATTGTTGTTCTGTGTCGCAGATAACCCGATATCTGTAACGGTTTTGAACTCAAAAAGATTTACGAATACCGAGAAATCCTACACGTTACCCAAACCGCCTGCTCGCAACCTCTATCTGTTCAATGTCCACTTCTTTTTCGGTCCGTCCCTGTGTACGGGCCTGCTGCCACGCAAAGCCCACAGATATGTTTGGCGAACCACACGTATGAACATCATCTGCTTGACTCGACTTTTTCACCCCTAACATCGTCTCTACAAACAAATCAACAGTGTGATGTTGGTATCTCATTCATCAGCAGTGAACAAACATGACAGGACATACCTTTTGAGGTCGGCTCGAATGAATTTTGTCCGAAGTGGCTTGGAAATGGCACGGTTCTTTGAAAAGCCGGTACTTTTTAGAGATGATTCGCGTCAACAATGAGCG
Protein-coding regions in this window:
- a CDS encoding WD domain, G-beta repeat-containing protein (encoded by transcript TGME49_223262), with the protein product MLGVKKSSQADDVHTCDIGLSATQNNNFVGLRKELDFGVQATSTSTETEAQTYLCIPVNACTQYTNEDIWTKGIFKDPENKTFANFFSSVGNLVEAALEQNETINIFGEDFANLGTDEFINSQTSGDGLKELLNFTDLSFSKSKIISCIQRVPGSDSLIAYACMENATFEERIERSGRVAQAHILVWHFEDIIMPKAVFSAPSDVTIFCFCVVENQLYIVAGLISGQLAVWKTDALADPAGKSATENQKMNQRQKHPRKPIVTSSIDFSHKRTVSDIRVLPSGTDFRKNLRPVFNPNNSSTYLITSSGDGNIMIWDVSAAVHSAHLDNFQWRPFLQAPLKKAESGVDLGCCHLVIPKVEPPELTTTFWASTEDGEVLFGDWAHSGEERKFDYVKTLLNETRTYRPTLSFAISPFFEDIFLAVTDMAFYIWMADCPSPIFSSPTSGVPYACGSWSPTRPSVIFLGRHDGSLEVWDLSEQCQAYSSVFVVGAAAVTCLSFHPSRAGHRPSLAHGRRVTRPLHGRKGDALRDLGDSVLSLLAAGDASGIVHVLSLPRTLSTQTPGEVGVVRAMFLREREVISYVIQRREAIEKELGLADLEDRVPRGSTQDSSAGNTRNRMRK